A stretch of DNA from Dokdonia sp. PRO95:
TTGTCGCTGTATCAGTTCTTCATCATCTGATAGTAAGGTCTCAGGAGCTTTTATTTTTTCCATTAATAAGGAACCGCTATCTATTTTCATAAATAGCCATACAAAGAACACTAGTAAAGCTACGATGAGTATGTAGGGTAGTAGCTCTACTATAACTGCCCAAAAACCCGTAGCCTCGTTGCCACCAGTGAGCCAGCGTATGAACGCGTTATATAGATCGTTAATTTTTCTTTTAAAACGTGACCACCAAGTATCTTCTGGAGTCGCTTCTTTATAATTGAACTCATCGTCTTGTTTATATTTATCAAGACTATTTTCAGAGATGGGTAGCGGTGTTAGTTTTTCGTTGTCATAAGTGACAATACCACGAGGATCGTGATAGGTGTTTTCGGGATAGATTACTTCCTCTTCAGCGATTTCCTCTGCTGTAGTTTCTTCCTGAGTTTGTTGTATAGCGGTAGCTTTCGCGCAAAGCGAACACAAAAAGAGCATACATAGCAGCAATACTTTATGCATTATTGCTACCTATATTGTTTATTTGATCAAGACTTCCCGTCTGATTTTTACGCTCGTTAAGGTTGAAGTAAATGAAGTTTACGGAGATGGCGAGTATGGTGTATAAGATATAGTTCATTGCAGAGGCTAGGACCTGTAACACTAGGTAAACATTGTCAAAAAGTGCTGCTGGATCACCCATAGAGCCAGATTGTACACTACTTATGGTCTTGATAAGCGTATAAATAAGTACTGGAACTTGAAAAACGAAGCCAATTACCCCAATTAAAAACCCAAGGATGATTATCGTTATAAAAGTCATCCACCACTCGCCTTTAATTAAGTTTGCACTTTCTTTAATACTTTCTTTTATACTAAGATTCTTGTCTATAATAGCAGGAAAGATGACACTAAGCTTGACATAAACATAAAGCAAAGGAAAGATGGCTAGTACAACAACTAAGACGCCTATGGTTTCTGATCCGGTTGAAAATATGGCGCCACCTAATACAACTGGAACTAACGCTACTACTAGCACAATTAATAAGTTTGTAAAACCTAATCCTAAAAAAGTGCCAGTCTTGGATTTAATGGTATCTACCACTGCAGTGGTGTCTGGAACATCACCTCCAGCGATGTATGCTTTAATATATTCAGAAACGCTTCCGTAAAGCATTGAATTGTAAATTATACCTACAATGGCAAGACATGCAACAGAGATGAAGAAGCTACTCATATCAGATCCGTCACCAAAACTTGTTAAGAAATTTGCTCCCGCCGTCGCGTTCGTGTAGAACCCTACAGCAACAATGAGAAGTATGAACGGTATAGCACAAGTGCGTACAAGTACTTTGAGAAGTGGTTTTGCATTACGGCGTAAAAAGGTGAATGTATCACTTATGATCTGGCCAAGTTCACGCTGTTTTCTAAATTCCACTAGTTTAGTTAAGGTCATTAATTATAAATTTTCAAGATTAGGAACAAGCGCTAGTCTAGCAGCTTCTTCTTTATGTTTTTTAATAGGGTAGTACACGTAATAAAATATGATTAAAGCGAGAGAGCTTGCAATAATTACAATTGCAAGCCAGTCTGGCATTTCTGTATGTCTTGTTACAAACCCTTCTAGAAAACCTGCTATTACAAATAGTGGTATGGTGCTTACAACGATTTTGAGACCATTTTTCATTCCTCTTTTAAACGATTCTAGGCGCGTGTATGTCTGAGGAAATAAAATAGAATTACCTAGCACCATGCCTGCACATCCTGCTATGATTATCACTGAGATTTCTATAGTACCATGTATCCATATGGTACGCACAGACTCCCAGCCTACGCCTTGCTCAAAAAAGAAGTATTGAAAACTGCCTAGCATGATAGCGTTGCGCATGATGATATATAACGATCCTATTGTTAAGAATATCCCATAAACAAAAGCCATCAATGCTACTTTTATATTGTTAATGGTAATTCCTAAAAACATATTGAGTTCACCTTGCTTCTTATAAACACCCATGGGGTCTCCTTTCTCAATATTACTGAGTGTCATGTTTACATAACCATCACCCATAATACTTCTTACAAAAGAGCCATCATTTGCAGCACTATATGCGCCAATAAGGCTAAATAATAAAAAGGTTAAAAAAGCGATAAGCAGTTGTCGCTGGTAGCGATACATAATAAGCGGGAACTCCTCTGTAAAGAATGTTATAAAGCGCTTGCTTGACTCACGCTTTGTCTTGTATATGATTTGATGTGACTGAGAGGCAAGGTGATTTAAATACTCTAAAGTCTTGCTTTGAGGATAAAATGTTTGCGCATAACTAAGGTGATCTGTCACTTCCATGTAAAGACTAGATAGCTCATCTGGATGAATCTGATCTTTGTTGACCAGAACACTTTCGAATGTTAACCATTTATCCTTATTTTGCTTGACAAAAGCAGCTTCACGCATTTTCAACTTGTTATAGAGGTAAAGAAAAAGAATATATGGATAACTTTCAAATAGAAACCGCCCAAAATGTAAGTATTTATCAGAATGTTGCGAGTATAGGCGATCGCATTCTTGCATATCTAATCGATGGTGTAATTTTGATTGCTTATTGGATTCTTTCTTTGTTTTTGATTGCACAATTTGGGTTAGACTCACAGTCTATGGGTGATATATGGGCTTACTACTTAGTCTTGGGCTTACCTATTTTTCTTTATTACATTCTTTTTGAAACATTCTGGGACGGAAAAACACCAGGTAAAGCAGCCATGAAAATTAGAGTAGTCAAGCTAGATGGTTCAAAACCAGGTTTTGGAAGCTACTTTGTACGATGGATTATGCGCATTATCGATATTGCGGGTTCCTCTGGGGGAATTGCCGTGGTAAGTATACTTATAAGCGAGAAAGGGCAGCGCTTAGGAGATATGGCAGCAGGTACTACCGTAATAACAGAAAAGAAACGTGTAAGTCTTTCTGATAGTCTCATAGTAGATATTCCCGTAGATTACGTGCCTACCTATCCTCAAGTGACCGTTTTTAATGATAAAGATGTACAGCTTATTAAAACACTATTTTTAAATGCTAAGCGCAATGGTAATCACAATGTGATTGTAAAACTAGCAGATAGGCTCAGGGAGAAAATGGATGTAACTACTCCAGACGAGAATAATATTCAATTTGTAGAGCGTGTCCTTGCAGATTATAACTACTACACACAGCAATAATGGAGATTACTACAATTATTGATATTCTAGGTACGATCTCTTTTGCGATATCCGGAGCGCTCACGGCCATGCGTAAAAAGATGGATGTCTTCGGAATTCTTATTATAGCACTAGTCACCTCTGTAGGGGGAGGTACCTTGAGAGATATACTCATAGGGAAAACCCCTGTGAGCTGGATGCTTAACATGACGTTTGTATACGTGATTTTTGCTGCTACTATTGTAGCAATTATTTTTAGAAGTCAGCTTAAGTATGTGAGACGTTCTTTGTTCTTGTTTGATACCATTGGTATTGCTTTATACACAATGGCTGGAGTACAAATTGCAAGTGCAGCAGGGTTACATCCCGTAATCTGTGTAGTGCTAGGTACTATTTCTGCATGTTTTGGTGGTGTATTGCGTGATATATTATGTAATGAAATTCCTGTGATTTTCCATAAAGAGATATATGCCACTGTATGTATACTAGGAGGAAGTATCTACTTGTCACTTGAAACCTACGGCATGCCTAAAGTTTATGCTATGCTTGTTGCAGGTAGTATCACTATTCTTATAAGAACCCTTGCTGTAGTAAGGAAATGGAGTTTACCTAGTGTTTATAGAAAACAACACGCATAAAAAAAAGGTTTCTGCGCTAGCAGAAACCTTTTAAAACCTAATAGACTCTTTAGAAAACAGGTTTAAAATATTTTAAAGGCTAATTCAAATAATTTATAAAACCAAATACTAGTTCTAGTGTTGAGACTACAGTATATACTTATAGACGAGAAAAAGTGAGCAAAGTTTCAAGGCAAGGATTGAATTAACAATATTTTAACCAAGGAGGATGTATTTGGCCTGAAAAGCCATAAAAAACAAAATCCCGAGACTCGAGTTCTCGGGATTTCTTTGTTAGGTATCGTTTTTAATAAACACTAACCATCAAAACGAATTAAAAACGTTCCTAACAAATAAGTTAACTTACCCTATAGACGGTTTAAAAGAGTCAACGTTACACCACAATTATTATTTAACTTTACCTTATGTTAAAAGCAACCATGGTTATAGGCGCTTCATTGAAGCCACAGAGATATTCACATAGAGCAATCATACGTCTCAATGCTCAGAATCATCCCGTTATTGCGGTTGGTTTAAGAGGAGGAAAGGTAGGTGATATAGGGATTATCACTTTCGATCAAGCCTTAGAGGCAGTAGATGAGCTTAAAGAAGATTTAGATACTATTACACTATATCTTAATCCGCAGCGGCAAGAGGCTTATTATGACTTCATAATTAACCTGGCTCCTAAGCGTGTCATCTTTAACCCAGGAACAGAAAATCCTGTTCTTTATAAAAAGTTACAAGAGCACAATATCGAAGTTGATGTTGCTTGTACACTAGTATTACTAGCCACAGACCAGTATTAAATTTTTCTCGTTTTTATACGTACGCTTTCGCGAAATCGTAATAAACTACTTTCTTATAAATAATAATCCTAAAAAGGTCAAAGCACCGTTTAAGATTAATATAAAGAACCCAAATTCAAATCCCACACCTGCCGAAAGCGTACTTATGATGTATGCAAGAATAGGCGATGCAATGGCAACTACTGGGACAAACTTGTCTTTTACATTCCATTTTGTAAAGAGTCCGTAAGCATACAGGCCTAAGAGAGGTCCATATGTATATCCAGCAAACGTAAATAGTTTTGCGATTACTGTAGCATCTGCAATTACGTATTTAAATATGATGATCACGGCAATGAGTAAAAGCGACATTACAATGTGGATGCGTTTGCGCACTGCTACTTGCTTTACGGCATCATATTTTTTTTCGATGTCTAGTATGTCTATACTAAAAGACGTGGTAAGTGATGTAAGTGCGCTATCTGCACTTGAATATGCAGCTGCAATTAATCCCAGTAAGAAAACAATAGCGAGTCCTATTCCCAAGCCGCTATTTACAGCAATTGTAGGGAAGAGTTGGTCTTTGTGAGCATCGATTCCATTTTGAGAAGCATATACAGTGAGTAATAATCCTAGTGCTAAGAATACAAGATTTACAATGGTAAGTACGATAGTAAACCAAAACATATTTTTTTGAGCATCACCTAGATTACGACAAGTAAGGTTTTTTTGCATCATATCTTGATCTAGCCCTGTCATTACAATAGAAATAAAAGCTCCAGATAAAAATTGCTTTACAAAGAAGTCACCACTTTTCCAGTCGTCAAAAAAGAATATCTGACTCATATCACTTTCAGAAATAAGATTGACTAAGGCACTTGTACTTAGTCCCATCTGGTCACTTACAAAGTAAATAGCCACACCTACTGCGATAAGCATAAAGAGTGTTTGCAAGGTATCTGTCCACACAATAGTTTTGATACCTGCTTTAAACGTATATAGCCAAATTAAAAGTATAGTAATCGTTACGGTTACAAAAAACGGTACACCCATCTCATCAAAAACGAGTAGTTGCAACACGTTTGCTACTAAATACAATCTAAAACTTGCGCCTATAATTCTGCTCAATAAGAAAAAAGAAGCTCCTGTTTTATAAGAATAAGAACCAAATCTTCCTTCAAGATAAGTATAAATAGAAGTAAGATTCAGTTTATAGTAGAGTGGTAGGAGTACAAGACTTATGACTGCATAACCCACAGTGTAACCAAGTACGACTTGAAAGTAACTAAAGCTTGATGCCTCAATCCATCCAGGTACAGATATAAAAGTAACTCCAGATAGTGAAGCTCCTATCATCCCAAAAGCAACAAGGTACCAAGGGGATTGCTTTCCAGCTTTAAAAAAATCTGTGTTAGAATCTCCTCTACTTGTAAGGTAACTTATAAGCATTAAGACACCAAAGTATCCTCCAATGAGAAGTAAAATATGAATGGGTTGCATACATGAATCGTTAGGTCATACGAATATAGCCTTTTGATAAATAATTGCAGATTGTAAGAATAAAATTATCTAGATAATTACTACGCACTACTCATAACGCAATGACTCTACTGGGTCAAGCTTAGCAGCTTTTATAGCAGGAAATAATCCGGATAGAATAGCAATGACAAAAGTTATAATTGTCGCCGCAATGATTGCTCCCCAAGGGGTTGTAAATACAAATCCAGCAACAGAGGCTATTAGTGCTCCTATACTTATACCAAGTATGATTCCTAGAAGTCCGCCTAGTTGTCCAACGATAATTGCTTCATATAGAAACTGAGCAGCAATTACAGATTTTTTAGCGCCAAGTGCTTTTCTCACACCTATCTCTCTTGTACGCTCTGTTACAGAAACGAGCATAATATTCATAAGGGCGATACATGAGCCAAAAATGGTGATAATACTAATTACCCAGGCGGCAACACCTAGTACACCAGTAATCTCACTAATCTGATTAATCAAGTCATCGCTACGGCCTATACCAAAGTTATTATCCTCTACAGGTGAGAGACCACGTATGTTTCTAAAAGTGAGAATGGCTTCTTCTTCAGCGCTGTCTAGAAGTTCTGTGTCTTCTACCATTACACTTACATTATAGTTGATATTAGCTTGCGTAAACATAGTTCGTGCTACTTGTATAGGGATAAGTACTCGTAAATCTTGATTGTTCCCAAAGGTGGCACCCTTTTCCTCTAGCATCCCGATTACGTTAAATTTGGTACCACGTATACTTATGGTTTTCCCTATAGGGTTATCATCCTTAAAGATATTCTTATAAAAATCACTTCCTAGTATACACACTCGTGTGTTGTTATCGATATCGAAAGAGGTAAAGTTTCTTCCTTTTTCTAGTTTGAGTCCAGAGTTGTTTAAAAAGTTTTCATTCACACCTACCACACTTGCTTCTGGATCTGTTTTGTCACTTTCGTACTTCACCTCAGCACTACGCGTTCCTTGAAAAGAGATAGCCGTAAGCGCAGTAGGGTAGTTATATTGTTCTGTAAATTCTTTTACTTGACGATAGCCTATAATCGGGTTAATGACTTGCTTCTCATCAGAGCGTCTAGAGGTAAACTCATAACGTTGCAGGTTAAAGGTATTACTTCCCATACTTGCAAAATCTGAGCTTATTGTATTCTCAAGCGCCTTTACAAGGCTAAGTATACCTACTAAAGCCGTAATTCCTATTGCAATAATAAAAACGGTTAAGACAGTTCTAAGGAGCTGACTTTTGATACTATCAAAGGCAATACGAAGATTCTCGCGGAAGAGTGAAAACATATTTTTAGATCAGAATTGGTTGGAACAATTTACAATAAGACTATCAAGTAGTCAAAACGTTACCATTATTTCTAGATTCTTTTCAGTTTTAGCCATAAGGAGCATAAACGGTAGTGTGTATTTGCGATCGTTTCTTCCCGCTTTCCGTTGCAATTCCTCAGCATGGCCACGCCATTGCTTGCGGGATTTACACTACAATCGGGGCTATAGAGCACTGTTTTTGCGTAGCGACTCACATGAGAAGAAGATAATGAAATAAGAAGTCTTGTCAAAGTTTCAAAATCTTGCTCGCAACCCCTCATTTTTTAAGATATTTGTGCAATGCCGTTTGGTAATGTTGGTAGTGGATTTGCAGAGATTTGACGGTAAACATCTTCTCAGCAATGATTAATTTAAAATAGCTTTTGGTGGATGTTTATCACATTTTCGCGAAAGCAATAATAAGATTGCTTTTCTCCATGAGAATAATGAGAGACATAATACTGGGAATTAGTTTTGGAGTGTCTATTGCTTTTTTATCCTGGATTGTAGGTATGATAGTGAACTTAATCCTTATGAAAACAAGGTTTTATTCGAAATTATCAAATCTCAATTTTATTACAAGTGAAAAAATTAATAGAAAAATTGGAATTAAAAATATCAAGTGGGTTATTGAAAATACTTTCTTTAAATTTTTTAATCAAAAAATAAAGATTAAAAATAGTAAAACTGATTTTTTCGAAATAAGAGAAGAAATGACAAGAGCAGAAATTAGTCATTTAATGGCATTTATTTTTGTGCTTTTTTTTTGCTTCTATTATAGTCTGAAGATTAATATTGTCTTTGGTTCTATGATTTTTATTATAAATATTTTGATGAACCTTTATCCATCACTATTACAACAACAAAACAAAAGGAGAATCGATAAGTTTACTAAGAGGCACTTATTACGTGAATAATTGAGGATGTACAATTAGTAAAAGTGAATGCAACAGTATTTCTCTATGAAGAGAGAGTCGTGGATGAAAGCAAGAGCAATAACCTCTATAATAAGTAAAGTGTAAGGTGATATTCAAATAGAATCAATTACCAGATTACCAAAATATAAACGTAAAGGATTAACGTCTAACATATAATATGAGTACAAAACCTTCTATACCTAAAGGAACCAGAGATTTTTCACCAGAAGAAGTTGCAAAGCGCAGCTATATTATGAACACCATACGCACGCAGTTTCAGCGTTTTGGTTTTCAGCCTATCGAGACGCCTAGTTTTGAAAACAGTAGCACATTGATGGGAAAGTACGGAGAAGAAGGTGATCGCTTGATATTTAAGATTCTTAATAGTGGTGACTATTTACGTAAGGTGAAGGATGACGCTTTCGCGAAAGCGGACTCAACAGCACTCACACCACAAATCTCAGAAAAAGCACTTCGTTACGATCTTACGGTACCTTTTGCGAGGTACGTAGTACAACATCAAAATGATATTGTATTTCCATTTAAGCGTTTTCAGATGCAACCCGTATGGAGAGCAGACCGCCCACAGAAGGGACGTTTCCGCGAGTTCTATCAGTGTGATGCAGATGTGGTAGGAAGTGATTCTCTATGGCAAGAAGTAGAGTTTGTACAGTTGTACGATGCTGTTTTTAGCGCGTTAAAGCTAGAGGGAGTGACTATCAAGATGAATAATCGCAAGGTACTTTCTGGTATTGCAGAGGTGATAGGCGCGAGTGATAAACTCATAGATTTTACCGTAGCGCTAGATAAGCTTGACAAAATAGGAGAAGAGGGCGTGACTAAAGAAATGCTTGCCAAAGGCATTACTCAAGAGGCGATAGAGAAGGTAGCACCGTTGTTTACACTATCTGGCACTTTTGGTGATCAGCTAGCAACACTTAAAACCTTGCTCGCAGATTCTGAGATGGGAATGGAGGGAATTAACGAACTGCTATTTATCAATGATGCCATTGAGAACTTAGGTTTACAAACCGCAACACTACAACTAGACGTAACCCTAGCTCGCGGACTCAATTATTACACGGGAGCTATTTTTGAAGTAAGTGCTCCAGAAGGTGTAAAGATGGGAAGTATAGGTGGCGGTGGTCGCTATGCAGATCTTACAGGTATTTTTGGGCTTAAGGATATGAGTGGTGTAGGAATCTCTTTTGGTCTTGACCGTATTTACCTTGTAATAGAAGAGCTAGGCTTATTTCCAGAAGAGGCGACAGAAGGTGTAAAAGTGTTTTTTGTAAACTTTGGGGATCAAGAAGCGGGTTATGCAATGCAAGCGATAAGCAAGCTACGCCAATCAGGAATCTCAGCCGAGTTATATCCAGATGCTGTGACTAGCAATAAGCAAATGAAAAAGCAAATGACGTATGCAAATCGTCGTAATATTCCTTTTTTAGTACTAGCTGGAAAAGAAGAGATGGATGCAAAACAATACACGCTCAAAAATATGGCAGAAGGCTCACAAGAGACTGTAAACATAGATGAGCTAGTAGCAGCTTTGAAATAAAATTTTTATTTCCCCAGCCCTAAAGGGAGTGAAAATTATAATGAATAAACCGAGCCACCCTTTAGGGACGGGGAAAGCTCGGTGAGAAATTAAAACAGAGTCACCCTTCAAGAACGGGAAGCTCGGTGACTAACGACTATTGACATAACACCTATGAACATCGATTTTAAAAAACTCCTTCCGCATATTCTAGTTGTACTTGGCTTTATAGTCGTGGCGCTGGTTTACTTCAATCCGGTGTTATCTGGAAAGCGCATTTATCAAAATGATATCAAGCTCTATGAAGGGATGGCAAAGCAACATCGTGATTTTAGAGCAGAGACGGGTGAGGAGACCTACTGGACTAATAGTGCCTTTGGAGGGATGCCTACCTACCAGATGGGAGCGAGGTTTGAGTATGATATGATGGATAAGTTGGACCGTGTGATTCGTTTTTTACCACGCCCAGCAGATTATCTTTTTCTATATTTTATTTCTTTTTATGCGTTAATGCTTGTGATGCGCGTTCCTTGGAAGCTTGCTGTAGTTGGTGCGCTTGCCTTTGGCCTGTCTACCTATCTCATTATCATTATAGGCGTAGGGCATAATTCAAAGGTGCACGCCATAGGTTATTTTCCGCTCGTACTTGCGGGTATTATACTCACGTATCAGAAACGATATCTCTGGGGATTTTTACTCACTGCCGTTGCAATGGGGCTAGAAATACAGGCTAATCACTACCAGATGACCTATTATCTAGGGTTGCTTTGTGTGATTTTAGGGATTGCATACCTCATAGATGCTATCAAGAAAAAACAACTTCCACATTTCTTTAAAGCTTCGGGAATACTAGTAATTGCTGTACTATTAGGTCTCGCTACAAACGCAACCACCTTACTTGCTACTGCAGAGTATGCAGAGACAAGTATACGTGGCGAGCAATTATTAAAAGATGACCTAGCCAAAGACGCAGTAGAAGACGGTCTTGGTTTTGATTATATCACGCAGTGGAGTTATGGTAAGCTAGAGTCTCTCAATCTCATCGCTTCAGATTTTATGGGAACTGGTACTGCTGCCGATTTGGGTCGTGATTCCGCTTTCGCGAAAAAGTTAAGCGAGTTAGGAGTTCCTCCTAATGAAGTAAGTTACTATGCCCAAGGAACGAGATTGTACTGGGGAGAACAACCCTTTGTAGAAGCTCCTCCATATCTCGGTGTAACCGTTTTTGCACTTGCATTATTAGGACTGTTTCTAGTAAATGGAAGATTGCGCTGGTGGTTACTAGCAGGTATGATTGTTTCCTTAGTACTGAGTTGGGGAAAGAACGTAGAAGGAATTACACGTTTCTTTATTGACTACATTCCGTTATACAATAAGTTTAGGGCGGTTACGAGTATACAGGTGATTTTAGAATTACTATTACCTATCGCTGCAATGGTAGGTTTACATAGGTTTTTAAACGACCGAGTAGATCAAGCCGAAAAGCAAAAGAAGTTACTCATCGCTATAGGTTCGCTAGCAGGTCTTTTTGTGATACTCTACCTTTTTAGCGGAAGCTTATTTAACCTACGCTCTGCCGCTGAAGGACAGATGGCCATCGAGCAACCAGAAATATTAAATGCCATAAAAGAAGATCGCCTCGCTGTATTAAAAAGTGATGTGTTGAGGTCTTTACTATTTGTGCTTTTTATAGGGACCGCTTTGTGGTTAACGCTTAAGAAAAAGATTTCAGAAAACATTGCAATAATCACCATTGGTGCGCTCATAGTTTTTGACCTCGTAGGTGTAGATAGACGTTCTGTAAATGAAGAAAACTTTATCACTCAGCGACAGTATGATCAAAACTTTCAGATTACTCCCATAGATGAAGAAATCAGAAAGGATGATAGCTACTTCCGCGTGATTGATCTTGCTCGAGGATTTAATAATAGCCATACTTCATACTATTTCAATTCGCTTAACGGTTATTCAGCTGTACAACCGCGTACGATTGATGATTTATACAATCAGCAGATTGCTCAGGGTAATGCTGAGGTGCTTAATATGTACAATGTAAAATACATCCTTCAAGATAGTGAGCAGGGTATGGGGATAAGCAAAAACCCAGAAGCAAACGGTCCAGCTTGGCTTGTAAATGAGATACAGTACGTGCCAGATTATAATGCAGAGTTTGATGGTCTCACAAAAGTAGACACAAAAAATACAGTACTCATCCGTGAAGAATATCGTGAGGAACTAGGAAAATTCCAGCCTCGTAGAGATAGCACAGCTGTGGTACAAACTAAAGAGGTACAACCTAACAAACTCGTGTACCAAGTAGAAAATGGAAGCGATGGCTTTATGGTCTTTGCAGAGAACTATTACAAAAATGGATGGACTGCAACCGTAGATGGTGTAGAAACTACCATTTTACCAGTAAACTATGCCTTGAGAGGTATAAAGGTGCCTGCAGGCGCTCACGAAGTGGTGATGACTTTTGAGCCACAAGTGGTAAAAACCGGAGGGATGATTATGCTAGGCAGTAGTTTATTACTTTTCTTACTAGTTGCGGGCGGAATATTCTATACGGTAAAAAACCGTGATACAGACGCACAGGCTTAATGAATAACAAGGTACTCATCATCGCATATTATTGGCCACCCGCTGGTGGTCCTGGTGTGCAACGATGGCTCAAGTTTACAAAGTACCTGCCAGAATTTGGCATAGAACCTATTGTTTACGTTCCAGAAAATCCTAGTTACCCTATCATAGATGATTCATTGGTTGCTGAGGTTTCAGATAAGGTGACTGTGATTAAACAACCTATTAAAGAGCCGTATGGGTGGGCGAGTACGCTTTCGCGAAAGCAAACTAAAACCATCTCATCGGGCATTTTACCTAAGGAAGGAAAGCAGAGCTTGTTACAAAAAGCGATGCTCTACGTGCGTGGAAACTTCTTTGTGCCAGACGCAAGAGTAGGGT
This window harbors:
- a CDS encoding YfhO family protein — encoded protein: MNIDFKKLLPHILVVLGFIVVALVYFNPVLSGKRIYQNDIKLYEGMAKQHRDFRAETGEETYWTNSAFGGMPTYQMGARFEYDMMDKLDRVIRFLPRPADYLFLYFISFYALMLVMRVPWKLAVVGALAFGLSTYLIIIIGVGHNSKVHAIGYFPLVLAGIILTYQKRYLWGFLLTAVAMGLEIQANHYQMTYYLGLLCVILGIAYLIDAIKKKQLPHFFKASGILVIAVLLGLATNATTLLATAEYAETSIRGEQLLKDDLAKDAVEDGLGFDYITQWSYGKLESLNLIASDFMGTGTAADLGRDSAFAKKLSELGVPPNEVSYYAQGTRLYWGEQPFVEAPPYLGVTVFALALLGLFLVNGRLRWWLLAGMIVSLVLSWGKNVEGITRFFIDYIPLYNKFRAVTSIQVILELLLPIAAMVGLHRFLNDRVDQAEKQKKLLIAIGSLAGLFVILYLFSGSLFNLRSAAEGQMAIEQPEILNAIKEDRLAVLKSDVLRSLLFVLFIGTALWLTLKKKISENIAIITIGALIVFDLVGVDRRSVNEENFITQRQYDQNFQITPIDEEIRKDDSYFRVIDLARGFNNSHTSYYFNSLNGYSAVQPRTIDDLYNQQIAQGNAEVLNMYNVKYILQDSEQGMGISKNPEANGPAWLVNEIQYVPDYNAEFDGLTKVDTKNTVLIREEYREELGKFQPRRDSTAVVQTKEVQPNKLVYQVENGSDGFMVFAENYYKNGWTATVDGVETTILPVNYALRGIKVPAGAHEVVMTFEPQVVKTGGMIMLGSSLLLFLLVAGGIFYTVKNRDTDAQA